A window of Xenopus laevis strain J_2021 chromosome 1L, Xenopus_laevis_v10.1, whole genome shotgun sequence genomic DNA:
TATGCAGAGAGGTGGCAAGCATTAACTCATTTAATTTGGGCTGAAGAAACAAGATTAAAGGACAGGCACCGTGCGACTTGGCACAGCCAAGGGAAATGTCGCAGGCTATGCAAAACAGAATACATATTTAAGATACAAAACGTGTAACCCATTCAGTGCCAGGTAATGTGTGGAGCAGGTTGTTTAGACCTTCCTGGCAATGCAAGGGTTAATGGCAATCACACCTTGTTGACCAGAAGTGACAAACATTCCAGTCTtttcagctgctgctgttgtGCCACAATTCCCAGGATCCAACGCTAGCCTTTGGCTGTCACgggatgctggtagttgtagttcaacaggcCAGAATGGCAGGTTGGCTATTCATAATTCTAATGGCTCCCACCCCATACCCGTTCTACTAAGAAAGTTTGAGACTGGTACATTCCCAAATGGGAAAAAGTCAAAAAAGTGGTGTCTAGTTGACGCCTGTTTGCTGAAAATTCGATCGGGTAGTCTTTGTGCAGCGCACCAAGATTGTGGAAGACATATGAGCGTCTGTGATGAGTCCCAGTGTCTGTGCGTCTAACTGGTCTCGTCTGAATCGCTGTAGTGCGAATGAGGGGAGAATTCGCCGTCACTCCGATGAGATCTTGGCGATGTCTTGCTGTCTTCTCCCGAAGATGAAGATGGGGCAGATCCTATTCCCTTCTGGGAAAGAGCAGCTCCCTCCTGGAATTGGAAGCTGAGAGGGGACTGTCCGGGGAAGTCTCCGGAGAATCTCATGCAGCTGCCAGACTGGCCTAACCTGGGCTCTGGCCCCGAATGCAGTTGGTAGGTGGGCGGGCAGGGGGGATCTCTGGAGTCGGGGGGCGCCTGCAGCAGGTCGGACAGGGCGTTGATGTAGATCTGAGCCATCTGCAGGGTCTCGTATTTGGAGAGTTTCTTGTCGTTATTGAAGGAAGGGATGACATTACGGAGCTGATCGAAGGCATGATTGAGCCCGTgcatcctcctcctctccctggcATTGGCTGCCAGTCTCCTCTGCTTCTGAACCCCACCAGGGCCCTTGCCAGGGGGACCCCTGTGTCTGCACAGCCCCTCGGatctctcttcctcctcctcatcatcctcctcctcatcatcatcatcccgcAGCCCCTTCAGTTTGCACAGTTCCCGCACCTTGTGCGCCCGGCCCGGGGGGTGCAGCACGTACTCAGGGCGACTTTGCAGGGAAGTGGCGGAGAGCCAGGCGCGGGGGTCGCTGCTGTCTAGTAGGTAATCTCTGGCCAAGAGCCCGGCCTCGGATGGAAGCTCCTTCAGCTCGCACCAGTCAGCGGCAGTAGCAGCGCCGTGTAGCAGACGGGCCATGACAGGTAAGTGCGAATAAGTCCCGACAAGTGCGCAGAGTGGCCCCGGGGCAGTGCTCTCCGGACAGACACACACGAGTCGCGTGCTCAAAACTCCTCTCCGGTTGCTGCGGGCGAGGGGCCCCTTTAAAAGCGGCACGCGCCGCACTGCCCCCCCACACCCCACCCGCGTGccgccccctcctccccccacagTCTCAGATCCAAGCCCCGCGCCAGTCGCGTGTCACAGGAGCCAATGGGAGCGAGCGGGTGTCGCGTGCTGGGAGCCAATTGGGAGAGAccttgatgtgtgtgtgtgtgtgtttgtgtgtgtaaggGCGTGCGTACTTAGTCCGGTATATACAGCGGAATAATACTACTTACCTGCACACGTGCCTACGAGGGGACAAATACAGGTGGGATGTACATAGGAGCTATTAGCGCTGCTCTGGCGCCGCCGCAGTACATTCCCATGCTGCACTCTACTTTCTATTCTCCTCACAGGCAGCGCTAATGAGTCACTCAGGCTACTGGATTTACAGTACAATAGACATTCATACTGTGTTGTAAGAGCCCTAGTCTGTTGTACGGCTGTGTGTGCTGCACAATTTCATTGACTCTGTGTCTGGCAATCGGGGACAGCAAGGAAGCGAGCATGTGTTAAAAGCAATGCTTGAAATATACGTCCCCTCAGCAGCCCAGGGACAAGGGACTGTGATACCCAACTGCATCAGACTGACCCCGGGCGCTACACAAGACGCGTTGCTTGTTGTACAAACTTTATCCacaaatatctagtataggtatatctaaaaacacatgaaaatcttcatagtcatctatCCACAAATGGATCCATACTGAGCGAAATGTATACGCCAGGCAGTCCTATGTGTGCGCACTTCTCCCGCCCCCTGGCAGAAGTGTAACATACAAACAGTTGGGTGAATGAGTGCAGTGATTAAGACATTCCAAGACCTTGATTAAGGGCTATGCGCCGTCCTCTGACTGTCTGACAGATTGTAGCAGCAGCGAGTGAGCTGATAGTTCAGAAAGAGAAGCATAAATCTCTCCTCTCTTCCTGACCCTCCTCCTCCCTTTGAACCTCCCATTCTCTCTACTCATGGTGCCAGTAGCACGCCCTTTACCTGCAAGGTAGATCTGCAGAGAGCATTCTGTCTTcaagcagcagttgggtgtctgtcagataatcattgacagtaaaggtggccatacacaggccgataaaagctgccgacagaccgagtcggcagtttattggcccgtgtatgggggccccgacgggcttccccgatcgagatctggccgaaagtcggccagatctcgatcggatggggttaaaaatcccgtcggatcgctgccgcatctgttcgttgatgcggtcccgcgatccgcccaCCCGTTTGCTTTcgataggatccgatcgttgggccctagggcccacgatcggatcagtccgatattgcccacctcaaggtgggcatatcggagggagatccgctcgtttggcgacatcgccaaacgagcggatctatccgtgtatggccacctttagagccaatatatcttacagaCCGAGTCTGCACCTTATtagcccatgtgtggggccatctgaagggcttccccgatctcaatcggacaggttaagaAATCCCGTCGGATGGCGGAcgcatctatgcgtgtatgcggtcctGCGTTCCCACTGCCCatatcagatccattatgatctgatggttgggccctagggccaggcccggactggcaatctgtgggttctggcaaatgccagaggggctgctataaggtgccatagaaagtcagtatttagtgggctggtgggggctgtttgggcctctgtgtgggtgattgggcctctgtgtacccgaaatgccagagcctattttaattctcagtccagacctgcatggggctcacgattggatcagcccaatattatatgggcatatcggggagagatccgctcgtttcgcgacatcgccaaacaagcggatctctacatctatttccacctttatggggggggggggcttcctttcctagcagatgtattagagctcactcaattaactgattccagcacaaattaaatctaacaaaataactgccttttgcacaaatcctgcatgtagagagacatgatgtctggtgattttaatagagtgagctctaatacatcttctaggcaaaaggagccctggGCCTAGGGGTGGCAGAATTtgaggggcagcatgctgcccaaccacatcaaagtaaaaaaagCTATTTGCAGTGGAGACgcacgtcagtctccagtgctgtgcCCAACTAAGAAGACTTGTGAGTGCACGCTGAGAGCGCATACACACAGAGGAAGGGGACGGCACATGGCACGGGGTAAGGAGAGGGGGGAGGACAGTGCCTGGAAGGGGAAAGGGTTGGGGAGAAACCGGAAGCGGAGAGGACAGCGCGGGGGGGGCCAAACCAGAAAGGGACGAGCGAAGAGCAGAGCTGGCCTACTGGCGGCAGgtatgtaaatccgggcctgaggagcccccctataagatatattggcgattatctgatacccaactcctgcatgaagacagaatgaagagaaacagatgctcagagaggaatagtgaagataaacttgactatttcagaaacggtacagaatttttaattggtaaattagaaagtttcttatttcagtatgatgaagtttatattaaattttaattttcgctatagttctgctttaaacatatttttgacTCCTGGAAtagcaaatttgtcccattttgctttgccgcaaaattcatgaaacgcattgaaatcaatgggcttGAAAATTAATTTGACCTATTTCGCgcacctattttggccaaatgcattaaagtcaatgggcatccgaataattttgacggcgAAAATGTTTATGCGTGCATCTATTCTGACACACACCCAAATTTTTTCGATGTGGCAGGTATTTCGCTCAcgaattcaaaataagccctggcatacAGAGTACACACAGAAGCTCAAACAGCTCCCCGCcagcccaataaacagtgactgtctatgtggcatcttacagcagcccctctggcatttgccatagtCTACAGATTGTCAGTCCTAGCCTGCCTGGAGTTACTGCCATGTTCAAGATggaagtagctccagggttccggacaggcccagactggcaatctgtgggttctggcaaatgccagaggggctactgtaaggtgttatagacagtcactatttattgagctggcaggggggcctctgtgtacctgaaatgccagggcctatttcaatTCTCAGTCCACACCTAGTTCCAGAGCATAAATAAGTAAACAAGATCAATGCAATAGACGGGGCAATATGAGCGCACTGCTGATGAACTCAACTATTTGAAAGTACAAGGAACATTCGATACACTTTGatagtacctttaataaataacttcaaTACATGCAACCATTGTTTTCATTTTAGTGTGACCAGACCTGTGGCTGttgtcataaatgatccctaTGAATGTGAATGCTGTGTAACCCTGTGAGCACTTCAATACGATTTTATTGTTGGGCAAATGGGGCAAGTGCAATCAGACATATAGTGGTGCAAGTATGCAAGAGGCCTTAGTAAAGAGGTGGGTGACGCTGAAGTTTCAGATGGTTCACTTGTTGCCCCGAGTGAAAACGCAAAAGGCCTATGTTTTAGATTTCATGTTCATGAAAGTGTTAGGGCTCACATTTTGTATGTGCCAAATCTCCAGCGCTCATTTTGAACCTTTCTATTCTGCcactgtgtggttgctagggtcactgacTATAGAAAAAGCCATTGTTAATAGAAAAGAGTATGGGCAGAATGATAAGCAATAGAAAAGGCTAACaataaaatgattgccttttaaactatctatttttttttataatgattacTAAACTCCACTAGGACTGGAGGGAATGCAAAActgctttcctagcagatataacatatatatatatatatatatatatatatatatatatatatatatatatatatatatatatatatatatatgagttgcACCCGAAACAttagtttctaaataaaagcatttacattttatataagccCTGTGAGCCCTttggaggaatatatatatataaatccacagGGAGCAGGCACTCACGATAAAGCGtttaaatttgcctgggtgcacgatcaaaaacctctcaaaacacttgcaaagaagatcagcacttcaaagatcttaaaaaataaacttaatttatttagcaacatacaatatatatatattgtataaaatatataaaacataactaAACAGTTTAGTTTGTAGCTACAATAAAAGGTCAATGTTGGATGGGAACTGTTTGGGTCTGTCTCAACTCTTTGCTTGCTACAGATGAAGCctcttggatttgtgtgttaagtGCGTGACTCAGAATAAaatgaagaaactgtgttatctaaagtcatcttaactcatttaatgcatttaaccttttcattagcataccacagcaccattgttcacaatggtgaatgctttaattagaagGGATGCTGTGAcataattttctgtgttaaatgggataagtgggatatctgggtgtagttattctgtgtcaaatacacaaaccaaagtggcttcatctgtacatattTTCGGACATGACAGTGGTGCAAAGCCATGGGATGGAGTAACATAAACTGCAGTAGCAGAGTGTTGATCAaagcaaagaaaatataaagcaaattatACCTTTAATTTGCTAACCATGCAGATCACACTCCCTCTCCTCTAAATTTGCAGATCAAATTTTGGTGCTTGTTGTTTGCAAAACTGATcaggaaaaaatgttaaatttttatatatcatatacatattAAGCCCTCATCTTTATAGTATTTCCCTTTCCCTTGTATGTTTCAGGGGATTATCTGAGGAACATGCTCCAGCAGTGTGGTTAAATGAAAGTAAAATGCAGTGCTCTTTGTcccctgtagggatgtagcgaagtgccgatttggtgttcgcgaacgccggcaaaaaatgcgaacgttcgcgaacagttcgcgaacttcgaacacccgctaaaatcgttcgattcgaacgatcgaaggattttaatcgttcaatcgaaggattttcattcgaatcgaacgatcgaagccattcgatcgaatgcttttcattcgatcgaatgcttacaatcgttcgaacgaatggaaatcgttcgatttttagcggtcgaaggaattcgaatgttcgaatggtcgaacgatcgaacgcgaactcaaaatgcgaacgttcccaaacgttcgcgaacattcggcggacgcgaacggtcgaagttcgcgcgaactagttcgcgggcgaacagttcgctacatccctagtcccctGATCAGTATCAAAGCTTTGTAGGGGCACAGAGCCCAAGCAAAAGGGTTTCCCCTTGTATCACTGGAGCAGAACTGGGGCAAGATGAGCTCTTCCCCTCTGCCTGCAGGACAGGCCCTCAGGCCATTGTGTGTGCAGCACTTGGAACTGTCAGGGTCACGTCCTATTCAGCGGGAGCCAATCAGAAGCGAGTCCACGCTCAGCACCAGCTCGGCCTCACTGCAGTCACTTCCAGCAGGGAATGCTCTGGGTCTGTCTTCTGCCTATGCGGGGGGCTGGAGTCATCATGGGCCAATACAatgtattcacacacacacac
This region includes:
- the atoh1.L gene encoding protein atonal homolog 1 gives rise to the protein MARLLHGAATAADWCELKELPSEAGLLARDYLLDSSDPRAWLSATSLQSRPEYVLHPPGRAHKVRELCKLKGLRDDDDEEEDDEEEEERSEGLCRHRGPPGKGPGGVQKQRRLAANARERRRMHGLNHAFDQLRNVIPSFNNDKKLSKYETLQMAQIYINALSDLLQAPPDSRDPPCPPTYQLHSGPEPRLGQSGSCMRFSGDFPGQSPLSFQFQEGAALSQKGIGSAPSSSSGEDSKTSPRSHRSDGEFSPHSHYSDSDETS